In a genomic window of Ranitomeya imitator isolate aRanImi1 chromosome 5, aRanImi1.pri, whole genome shotgun sequence:
- the HHIPL2 gene encoding HHIP-like protein 2, with protein sequence MTTTHPVSRWSRLMFLRTFLMVPVFTVIFQTGVVAHPQCLDFGPPFKPTIHLEFCSQYQEFGCCDQQKDNIIAEKYWTIMDHYDHKEQELCGGYVKDILCQECSPYAAHLYDAEDPRTPLMALPGLCFPYCSDFYFNCHSTISLMTNDKRILESAKDRDQFCHLLELPDPDYCFPEVIQNMDLNNNLGAVVEDQEGCLKMCLVEVANGLRNPVLMIHANDGTHRMFVAEQVGIVWVYLPSGGRLEEPFLYLQESVVSSPWHGDERGFLGMAFHPKFRRNGKFYVYYSVLDDEYVEKIRISEFRVLPYDINRADRNSERIILEVVEPYRNHNGGQILFGLDGYLYIFTGDGGELGDPHGEFGNAQNKSALLGKVLRIDVDGERAAGKPYGIPPDNPFVSERHAAPEVYAYGVRNMWRCSVDQGDPVTGKGRGRIFCGDVGQGRYEEIDIIAKGGNYGWRAKEGFECFDIMLCLNSSLHDTLPIFAYGHNVGKSVTGGYVYRGCEYPNLNGLYIFGDFMNGRLMALREDETTKQWTKQDICMGDKNVCAFPKLINTYNKFIISFGEDEAGELYFLSTSDPTSLSPYGTLYKLVDPSRRAPPGKCTNNPAPVRIRSKVVPLVPRERTVLEILSEETKPAVKKPFNVIPKQQKTTTKAPMKATTPKKPIATQPSPTETIKRSTEMSLNEIESTQESEMSPVTITQLPSTKDRLKKPLKPTKVPTSSAKDKKLIKTKQKPTLTPQTKKPYMDVIKKPSLTRQPKRPSEKPLTKPPYVEHIPLTMDTVNQPSVNKNNLSLSESDLKNLTPTNTSKKIKPTISLKHKEKDKKSKQYELKPSKSEVDHKEKSEIFMKVNTKKQKKTKTTKPAVPSLEENNLAFSPRKKANKRNTNNTKTDEREESLSWSTMKPVEGGLTTPSPSETAKPSVSTLPSLKKSFPAKTSKKVKPVKILKAKDLKISKPAASQKKKSQIVANKDKHGKKEKLKTPNKKKINTTPQPTEASSAQIHFET encoded by the exons ATGACTACTACACATCCAGTCTCAAGATGGTCAAGGCTGATGTTCCTCAGAACGTTCCTCATGGTTCCTGTCTTCACCGTCATATTCCAGACAGGTGTCGTTGCTCACCCCCAATGCTTGGACTTTGGACCTCCTTTCAAGCCAACCATACACTTGGAATTTTGCTCCCAGTATCAAGAATTTGGATGCTGCGACCAACAGAAGGACAACATCATAGCCGAGAAATACTGGACCATCATGGACCACTATGACCACAAGGAGCAAGAACTGTGCGGGGGATACGTCAAGGATATTTTGTGCCAG GAATGTTCTCCATATGCTGCCCATTTATATGATGCTGAAGACCCAAGAACACCCCTCATGGCTCTCCCTGGTCTCTGTTTTCCATATTGCTCAGATTTCTATTTTAACTGCCATAGCACCATCTCGCTAATGACAAACGACAAGAGAATATTGGAGTCCGCGAAGGACAGAGATCAGTTTTGTCATCTCCTTGAACTACCAGATCCAGACTATTGTTTTCCAGAAGTGATACAAAACATGGACTTGAATAACAACCTTGGGGCTGTAGTTGAGGACCAAGAAGGGTGCCTGAAAATGTGTCTAGTTGAGGTGGCCAATGGGTTGAGGAACCCTGTGCTGATGATCCACGCTAATGATGGCACCCATAGAATGTTTGTGGCCGAGCAGGTTGGTATAGTCTGGGTCTACCTACCCAGTGGTGGCCGGTTAGAAGAACCCTTTCTATACCTGCAGGAGAGTGTGGTGTCGAGTCCATGGCATGGAGATGAGCGGGGATTTCTTGGAATGGCATTCCATCCAAAATTCCGACGGAATGGGAAATTTTATGTTTATTATTCCGTTCTTGATGATGAATACGTGGAGAAAATACGAATAAGTGAATTCCGAGTGTTGCCCTATGACATTAATAGGGCGGATCGAAATTCCGAAAG AATTATTTTGGAGGTTGTGGAACCGTACAGAAACCACAATGGAGGGCAAATACTTTTTGGCTTGGATGGATATCTGTACATATTCACAGGAGATGGTGGGGAGCTTGGAGATCCACATGGAGAATTCGGAAATGCACAGAACAA AAGCGCCTTGTTGGGTAAAGTTCTCCGGATTGATGTAGATGGTGAAAGAGCTGCTGGAAAACCCTACGGCATCCCACCAGATAATCCCTTTGTTTCAGAGCGTCACGCTGCTCCCGAGGTCTACGCCTATGGAGTAAGGAATATGTGGAGATGTTCTGTTGACCAAGGAGATCCAGTGACTGGGAAAGGAAGAGGGAGAATCTTCTGTGGCGATGTTGGTCAAGGTCGTTACGAAGAAATTGACATCATTGCTAAAGGTGGAAACTATGGCTGGCGAGCCAAGGAAGGATTTGAATGCTTTGACATAATGCTTTGCCTCAACTCTTCCTTAC ATGATACTCTACCAATTTTTGCTTATGGCCACAATGTTGGTAAATCGGTCACCGGCGGCTATGTGTATCGAGGTTGTGAATATCCAAATCTGAATGGACTGTACATCTTCGGGGACTTCATGAATGG ACGGCTGATGGCGTTACGCGAGGATGAGACCACCAAACAATGGACCAAGCAGGATATCTGTATGGGGGACAAAAACGTGTGTGCATTCCCGAAGCTGATCAACACCTACAACAAGTTCATTATCTCTTTCGGAGAGGATGAAGCCG GGGAACTGTATTTTCTTTCCACATCGGACCCGACATCTTTATCCCCGTATGGGACATTATATAAACTTGTGGATCCTTCCAG GAGAGCGCCCCCTGGAAAATGTACAAATAATCCTGCGCCAGTGAGGATAAGAAGCAAAGTGGTTCCATTGGTCCCACGTGAAA GGACTGTTCTTGAAATACTCAGCGAAGAAACTAAACCAGCAGTCAAAAAACCCTTTAATGTAATTCCGAAACAACAGAAAACTACCACAAAAGCGCCCATGAAGGCCACAACACCAAAAAAACCCATTGCAACTCAACCTTCACCGACTGAGACCATAAAGAGGTCTACAGAGATGTCTCTCAATGAGATAGAATCGACTCAAGAATCAGAGATGTCCCCTGTGACTATTACCCAGCTACCATCTACCAAGGACAGATTAAAGAAGCCTTTAAAACCTACCAAAGTTCCAACATCATCAGCTAAGGATAAAAAGCTAATTAAAACTAAACAAAAGCCTACACTTACTCCACAAACAAAGAAGCCTTACATGGATGTGATCAAGAAGCCATCTCTAACCAGACAACCTAAAAGGCCATCAGAGAAGCCATTGACTAAACCACCATATGTTGAGCACATACCGCTCACTATGGACACAGTTAACCAGCCATCGGTGAACAAAAATAATTTATCACTTTCTGAGTCAGATTTAAAAAATCTTACACCCACTAATACCTCCAAGAAAATCAAGCCAACTATAAGTCTAAAGCATAAAGAAAAAGATAAGAAGTCAAAACAATACGAGCTGAAACCAAGTAAATCTGAAGTCGATCACAAAGAAAAAAGTGAAATCTTCATGAAGgttaatacaaaaaaacaaaagaaaacaaaaacaactaAACCTGCTGTACCGTCTTTGGAAGAAAACAACTTGGCATTTTCCCCGAGAAAGAAAGCAAATAAAAGAAACACAAATAATACAAAAACTGACGAGAGAGAAGAATCCCTGTCCTGGTCAACGATGAAGCCGGTTGAGGGCGGGTTGACTACACCTTCACCCAGTGAAACGGCAAAGCCCTCGGTGTCCACACTGCCTTCTTTAAAAAAATCTTTTCCAGCCAAGACCTCCAAGAAAGTCAAGCCTGTAAAAATTCTAAAAGCAAAAGATCTCAAAATCTCGAAACCAGCTGCATCTCAAAAAAAGAAATCTCAAATTGTTGCAAACAAGGACAAACATGGAAAAAAGGAGAAACTCAAAACcccaaacaagaaaaaaattaacacAACACCTCAGCCCACTGAGGCATCCTCAGCACAGATTCATTTTGAAACGTAA